Genomic segment of Desulfuromonas sp.:
AATTGAGGGAATTCCCCCAAGGCTGTTTTTAAAGCCCGGGTAATCAGGTGGGTCGGATTTTTATAATCCTGTCCGATTCGTGACTGCGGGTCAGCTCCGGCGACATTGAAATATCGCAGAGCGACGTAGTTGAACGCGTCCACGGCACTGGAAAGATCCCGGAGAATCCGCTCACTCATCATCTTGGCGGCTCCGTAAGGATTCACCGGAAGCAACGGGTCAGACTCGTTCGCGATACCCTCGACCTCACCATACACTGCAGCCGTTGACGAAAAAACCAGATACCGGATACCGAGACAGGTTACCTCCTCATAAAGGTTCAGGGCATTGACGGTATTATTACGATAGTACTTCAGCGGATCCGTCACACTTTCACCGACTTCAATCGATGCGGCAAAATGGATGACTGCATCGGGCCGGAACTGCTCAAGGGCCGCTTTCAACCGTTCGCGATCGGCCAGATCACCAACGACAAGGTCACCGTACAAAACAGCTTCTGAATTACCGGTCGAAAGGTTATCGTAAACGACAACGTCATGCCCCGCTTCGCCGAGTTGACGAACGACATGACTTCCGATATACCCGGCACCACCGGTGACAAATACTTTCTTTACCATAATAATTTTCCTCACCGCAAAGACGCGAAGGAGACAAAGTAAAAACCAATATCAACAAAGAGGGTGAGAACGGGAGAGTTAAAGTCTTTTATGTTTTCGCCTTACCCCAAAATCTCAGTTTTGCTTTTGCTTCGTTTTTCTCTCTGCCCCGCAGCGGCGCTCAATTAAAATCGCATTTGCTCTTCTTTGCGTCTTTGCGTTAAATGACCTGGATTTTATCAGCTTACAACTCATAACTCATAGCTTACAACTCATAATATCCCCGATACCACTCAACGAACCGCCGCACTCCCTCTTCGATCGGTGTGTCAGGTTTAAAACCAACATCATTCACCAGATCGTCAACATCAGCCCAGGTCGCCGGAACATCGCCCGGCTGGATCGGCATGAAGTTCTTTTCAGCTTTTTTGCCGAGTGCATCTTCGAGCACCTCTATCAGCTTCATCAGCTCGACCGGGTTGTTGTTGCCGATATTATAGATTTTATAAGGTGCCGCACTGGTCCCGGGGTCCGGGTCAGCCCCCGTCCAGTCAGGATTGGCTTGAGCCGTGTTGTCAAGAACTCGAACAATACCCTCAACGATATCGTCGACATAGGTAAAGTCGCGCCGCATCTTTCCATGATTGAAAACATCGATCGGCTTGCCGTCAAGGATTGCCCTGGTAAAAAGGAACATAGCCATATCGGGACGGCCCCAGGGACCGTAGACGGTAAAGAACCTCAATCCGGTACAGGGCAAGGCATAAAGATGCGCGTAGGTGTGCGCCATCAACTCATTCGCCTTCTTGCTGGCAGCATAGAGTGAAACCGGGTGGTCAACATTATGATGAACTGAAAACGGCATGGTTGTATTGGCACCATAGACTGAAGAAGACGAGGCGAAAACCAGATGGTTAACCTTGTTGTGCCGGCACCCTTCAAGGATATTCATTGTACCGGTAATATTGGCATCAATGTAGGCATGCGGATTGACCAGGGAATAGCGGACACCGGCCTGGGCACCGAGATGAACGACCTTGTCGAAACCTTCATCGACAAACAGCGTCTCGATGGCTTTACGATCCGCCAGGTCGATTTTCAAAAAGCGGAAATGATCCCTGGGCAAGAGCTGATCAAGCCGCGCCTGTTTTAAACTGACATCATAGTAGTCATTGAGGTTGTCGATGCCGACAACCTGATCGCCACGATTAAGAAGATACTGACTGACATGGAACCCGATAAAACCAGCGGCGCCGGTGATCAGAATTTTCAAATAAACCTCCTGAATAAAGCAAAGTATGTCTTAACGGTGAGACGGAGAACGAGAGTAGATAACACGCCTTTTACGTTTGCCTCTTGCTTCGTTTTTCTTTGCGCCCCAGCGTATTCTGTACGGGATTATTAAAAGCGTATCTCACCCGTTCGCTAGTGCTCACTCGAGTACACAGAGGTCTCAGAGGAAAATCGACTTCGGGAGTTCTTGGGTTTAAAACAAAAACATCCTTAGCCCCTGCTCTTTTCTGCGATCTCTGCGCCTCAGCGTCTCTCCGTTAAAACCGCATTTGCACTTCCTTGTGTTCTTGGTGTTGCACAGCATTATACATTCTGTGCCAGAAACGGCCAGAGCAAAGAGTCTGCGATATCAAGGCACCGAATCGCATAATGAATATAAAAAAACCCCGCGAAACCTGGCGGGGTTGTTCTTGTACGATATTCTTAATCAGCCGTTATCGAAGGTCGCCCCACGGTGTGGGCGCTGCTTTAGTCCCTTGATTGTCAAACCGAAATCATAAGACTGGCCGCACTCCGGACAGATCAATGCCAGACGGTGCTCATCCTTGAACGGTTTAAAATAGATATGGAAGCCACGGCTATAACCACAACTGGTACAGGTTCTGAATTCACTCATTACAATACTCCGGGGTTACAAAACCCAATCCGGGCGTTCCTCAAAATCGGCCGTCCGTCGACGAAACTGCGCCGGAATCCTTGACGTTTTCCTCTTATCGTAATCGAAAGCGACTATGTTTGTCGACCCCTCAACACAAATTTCTTCATCGCGACAGATCTGGTACAGCATTAAAAATGAAGACTTGCGCATACTGTCGATGCGTACGCCGATTTGCAGGCGATCACCAAGGAACATCTCCTTGTGGTAACGAACATGCGCCTCCGGCATGATGACACCGACGCCGCCAATATCCATTTCACTGCACTCGAAGTGATCAAGATATGCAATACGTGCATCATGAAAGAAATTCATAACTGCAGCATTTGAGACATGACCGCCGTAGTTGATATCTGCGATCCGAACCGAATAAGGAATAGAAAATTTAAAATCGGGCATGGTGAATCAGTCCTCGGCAATTGAGTTAAGAGTAAGCAATCAATATACAGTATAGAGTTACCGGCAACCTGCAAACTCTCTTCTTTGTTTAATGAGCGACAGACAACCAATAGCAGTTCACACAAACTCTAATTTAAAACCAGCTACATTTACAACAGGTTATATAAGAGTAGTTGTCTTTTCAAAGAGAAGACATGCTGCACCTCTATGCGTTGAAATGTTTTGCTGCCTCGCAGGATTCCCTGCAATTTCTCTGCACATCTCTGTTTATCTCTTTCAAAATAAATCAGAACAGATCCCGTCAGATTTAAGGATCGGTGTCTTGAGTATTCACGTCGGCGAACAGTTGCAGTACATTAATGAGTTAAAAGTAATTGATTTTTCGTTGTTTTTCCATGCGAAGGTGCAATATATTCATAACTGTATATGCAACTGCCACGTATACAAGACAAAATGTTTCAAGTGGAGGAATTATCCCATGCTTAAAAAAATTGGATTGGCACTTGTGGTTGTGCCACTTGTATCCTTGTGCCTGTCATTATCTCTTTCCAGCCAGGTTCTTGCTGAAAACATCTCCCTTCGTTCAGAATCGATGATCAGACTCCTGGAGCGAGATACGGCAAGTGAGAAAGATGCCCTGATTATTCCGGTTTACGAATATATGCAACTCGATTTCGGAAAGCCAGATGAAACCATGCTGACCTTTCATGCCAATGGCTGGGGCCGGGCCGACCTGACTGACAATGATTACTTCAGCGACCAAACGGAGGGAGAACTTCTTTATGGCTAC
This window contains:
- a CDS encoding thioesterase, which codes for MPDFKFSIPYSVRIADINYGGHVSNAAVMNFFHDARIAYLDHFECSEMDIGGVGVIMPEAHVRYHKEMFLGDRLQIGVRIDSMRKSSFLMLYQICRDEEICVEGSTNIVAFDYDKRKTSRIPAQFRRRTADFEERPDWVL
- the galE gene encoding UDP-glucose 4-epimerase GalE gives rise to the protein MVKKVFVTGGAGYIGSHVVRQLGEAGHDVVVYDNLSTGNSEAVLYGDLVVGDLADRERLKAALEQFRPDAVIHFAASIEVGESVTDPLKYYRNNTVNALNLYEEVTCLGIRYLVFSSTAAVYGEVEGIANESDPLLPVNPYGAAKMMSERILRDLSSAVDAFNYVALRYFNVAGADPQSRIGQDYKNPTHLITRALKTALGEFPQLGVYGTDYDTPDGTCIRDYIHVEDLAAAHLAALEYLTGGGQSDFFNCGYGRGSSVREVIDVARDVTGIDFKVVDEARREGDPPMLVANADKIRSILGWHPRYDDLNTIISHAWEWEKKLQEKKGEL
- a CDS encoding capsular biosynthesis protein CpsI; the protein is MKILITGAAGFIGFHVSQYLLNRGDQVVGIDNLNDYYDVSLKQARLDQLLPRDHFRFLKIDLADRKAIETLFVDEGFDKVVHLGAQAGVRYSLVNPHAYIDANITGTMNILEGCRHNKVNHLVFASSSSVYGANTTMPFSVHHNVDHPVSLYAASKKANELMAHTYAHLYALPCTGLRFFTVYGPWGRPDMAMFLFTRAILDGKPIDVFNHGKMRRDFTYVDDIVEGIVRVLDNTAQANPDWTGADPDPGTSAAPYKIYNIGNNNPVELMKLIEVLEDALGKKAEKNFMPIQPGDVPATWADVDDLVNDVGFKPDTPIEEGVRRFVEWYRGYYEL